The window GTGAAAAAGATCAGGTGTCTAACTGCATTTCAtgattacctttttttttttttccctaaggAAGGAAGATTTCATGATACATTGAGATGAGCTGTTGCATAAGCTTGGGTGTTGTTGTTGTTCACCATTGCAGAAGTATCTGCAAACaaattgagagagagaggagcAGAATCAAGGGATAGGACCGGAAGTAGGAGGTTCAGCAGAGTCTAGGGAGGAAGCAACAGTACTTGAAGGAGCTATTTCGGAGCTTCCAATCTCACTCATTTCTTGCCGTGAACCACTTTCCAATGCCTTCTTGCACACTCCTGGTAGGTACAATcctaaaggaaaagaaaaatcccaatatcaaaattttttcccCACCTTAAAATTAGCTGAAAAAAAACTCAGTTTTAATTTAAAAACCATGCAGCAAGCACAGCTCAAAACAGTTTTTATAAACCTTACCGTGTctggattgtttttttttttttttttttttgtaaatattcCTTTTACACATGTTTCAGTCGCCTTTCTTACCACATATATATCACATCCTAAAACTGTCCTACAGCAaaaagatgttttttttttttcaaaaagaaaatcgcaatccaaacaagtttCTAACCAAACCCCAGTTTTGTAATTCAGAAAGATAGTTAGAATCAACTTATttccaacaaaagaaagaagtcCGTGGGTAGTTAGAATCAACTTTAGTGTCCTATGAAATTGGAGACCGAACATTTTCCCACAAAAACTAAAAGGGTTGCTTACCTTCTGCAAGAGCCAAATTGCTGTACAGATCAACAATGTTTAGGCAATTGTGTTGACACTTGGGTGAGCAAATTTTGTGAGTGTGTCGAGGCTGGAAGAGGTTGTCAGAAGAGATGCCAACAGTTTTCCTACTAACGCCGCATGCGCTAATGCACTCATCCTTCTCAATATGTTCATGAATATTGTCGCTTGCAAGTATTTCAGAACTCCTGCACTGCAATCCAATCTTCCCATCCTTGGCTGCATAGGTCTCTAACGAGCATCGCTTTCCGGAGGATGCCACCGCGAATGAGCACATTTTTATTGGCAGATCCTCGCATACCAATTCACCTGCGTCATGAATCAAAAGGTGCCATTTTTAGCGGACTGTTCTAAATAAAGGTCTGAAAACGTATGTATAGCTTTTGCGTGCAATTGTTACAAAATCTGTACCTAGAGCTCCTTGTAGGAAAAGAGAAACTGCGAGGAGGATGATCATCAATTCCATGTTTTTGTCCTTGAAGCCTTGCCTGATGAAATTTATGAGATTGTCTGCTTGACGATTGGATTGTTAACGGTGCTTATATAGGAGGGAATTCCTGGTAGTCCGCGTGGCGTTAAAGGGCCTATGGGATAATGTGACGCAGTGTTTGAAAACTACTCCTAGGTTTTGTGTTCAAAAGCCAAATTAATTGACGATTAATAATGGCCTTAATGCAAGTTGAGAAGTTAATTATAAATGCATACAGTTGATAAGTTTTTTCTGCACTTTATATTCAACTGCTATTAGAGGGATTGCCTAACATCTATAGCTAATTTTttgggtgtgtttggataggagattatctgagatattatttgaaataattattttagtattttttgtaatatgatatatatgaaataaaaagttAATTAATAAGACAATGAAGTGTAGCCTAGTTAGTAAAATGCTTCACTTGAAATTGGCAGATTATGTGTAGGTAAATAGGGAACCACTgctagtccttttttttttaaaaaaaaaaaaagggggggaacCACTATTGGtcttttttaaaagaaaaaaagttagttaataagataaaaagttgatttaaaaatgtgtttataatacaactaaaataatatttggacAGGACacactccctccgtcccattttgacaaagcttattttccttttttaactattccaaattatagtccacttttgaaaattttagtcaatttgTAACttctctaaaatacccttatttaatatttaatgtaagttgttgttgaATATAAACTAACTTATTTAATGTAAAACTAATTAGTCATATTCGATTTACtataaggatattttagaaagACAATAAATTAGATTTATTCTTTCAACAACttttaactaatttttcttaaactatatgagaaaaaaaatcaaactaatcAAAGTAAAACACAGGGAGTAataatttatcatatttttatcACTAAGAGATACATATCATGACATGTTTTTattactttctctctctctctctctctctctctctctctctaatgcATATTAGCCCACCTTTTTTCTGATAAATATTATCCCACCTTTTAGGATCTCACAAACATGTTGATGCACCACCATAATTTTATGGGTACGTAAGCTCAAGAAAAAAAGTAGACCAGGGATTCAATTCTAGTATTACTTGGTAAATTGTAATTGCCCCgttaaaaaggggaaaagagcATCCCA is drawn from Coffea arabica cultivar ET-39 chromosome 1c, Coffea Arabica ET-39 HiFi, whole genome shotgun sequence and contains these coding sequences:
- the LOC113728657 gene encoding uncharacterized protein, yielding MELMIILLAVSLFLQGALGELVCEDLPIKMCSFAVASSGKRCSLETYAAKDGKIGLQCRSSEILASDNIHEHIEKDECISACGVSRKTVGISSDNLFQPRHTHKICSPKCQHNCLNIVDLYSNLALAEGLYLPGVCKKALESGSRQEMSEIGSSEIAPSNTSAMVNNNNTQAYATAHLNVS